In Clarias gariepinus isolate MV-2021 ecotype Netherlands chromosome 1, CGAR_prim_01v2, whole genome shotgun sequence, one DNA window encodes the following:
- the fubp1 gene encoding far upstream element-binding protein 1 isoform X1, translated as MADYTSVAPPSSNAGGGMNDAFKDALQRARQIAAKIGGDGVNPPPVANDFNYGGQKRPLEDADQPETKKVASDPFAAMGGMAGLPRPTSEEFKVPDGMVGFIIGRGGEQISRIQQESGCKIQIAPDSGGMPDRSVTLTGSPDSIMTAKRLLSEIVEKGRPTPFHHNDGPGMSVQEIMIPASKAGLVIGKGGETIKQLQERAGVKMVMIQDGPQNTGADKPLRISGDPFKVQQAKDMVMDLIRDQGFREQRGEYGSRMGGGEGLDVPVPRFAVGIVIGRNGEMIKKIQNDTGVKIQFKPDDGTTPDRIAQIMGPPDRAQHAASIITDLLRSVQAGGPPGPGGRGRGRGHGGNWNMGPPGGLQEFSFTVPTVKTGLIIGKGGETIKSISQQSGARIELQRNPPPNADPNIKMFTVRGTPQQIDYARQLVEEKIGGPVSPMGGPHGPPGPHGGPGPHGPPGPPGPPAPMGPYNPGPYNQGPPGPHGPPGPYQPQGWGNGYPHWQQGQPDPNKAAADANAAAWAAYYAQYQQQPQAPMTPNPAAAPGTAPANGQGDPQAPGQSGQADYTKAWEEYYKKMGQQGQPQDYTKAWEEYYKKQGDVAGQAAPQAAGASSSQPGGQPDYSAAWAEYYRQQAAMYGSQPVGAGPPAQQVHS; from the exons ATAGCAGCTAAAATCGGAGGTGATGGAGTTAATCCCCCTCCTGTTGCCAACGACTTTAACTATGGAGGGCAGAAAAGGCCTTTGGAAGACGCGG atcaGCCAGAAACAAAGAAAGTCGCAAGTGACC CTTTTGCTGCAATGGGTGGAATGGCTGGTCTTCCAAg GCCTACgtcagaagagttcaaggttccAGACGGCATGGTTGGTTTTA TTATCGGAAGAGGAGGAGAGCAAATTTCAAGGATACAGCAGGAATCGGGGTGCAAGATACAAATCGCTCCAG aCAGCGGAGGTATGCCCGACCGCTCTGTGACTCTAACAGGTTCTCCAGATTCCATCAT GACCGCAAAGAGGTTATTGTCAGAGATTGTGGAAAAAGGTAGACCAACCCCGTTTCATCACAACGATGGGCCCGGAATGTCGGTTCAGGAAATTATGATCCCGGCGTCCAAAGCAGGCCTCGTCATTGGGAAGGGAGGAGAGACTATTAAACAGTTACAG GAGCGAGCTGGAGTCAAGATGGTCATGATTCAGGACGGTCCTCAGAACACCGGGGCGGACAAACCGCTCAGAATTTCTGGAGATCCTTTTAAAGTTCAG CAAGCTAAAGATATGGTGATGGACCTGATCAGAGACCAGGGTTTCCGAGAGCAGAGGGGCGAGTACGGATCACGTATGGGTGGCGGAGAAGGTTTGGAT gttcctGTGCCGCGGTTTGCAGTGGGGATCGTGATTGGCAGGAACGGCGAAATGATCAAGAAGATTCAAAACGACACCGGTGTTAAGATTCAGTTCAAGCCAG ATGATGGCACCACACCAGACCGGATCGCTCAGATTATGGGTCCCCCTGATCGGGCACAGCACGCAGCAAGTATTATTACAGATCTGTTGCGCAGCGTGCAGGCTGGTGGTCCACCGGGTCCCGGTGGCAGGGGCAGAGGTCGTGGCCACGGCGGCAACTGGAACATGGGCCCACCAGGGGGTCTGCAGGAGTTCTCCTTCACTGTACCCACTGTTAAGACTGGTCTTATTATTGGCAAAG GAGGCGAGACGATTAAAAGCATAAGCCAGCAGTCCGGCGCGAGAATAGAGTTGCAGCGCAACCCTCCTCCCAATGCCGACCCCAATATAAAGATGTTCACAGTGCGTGGGACGCCGCAGCAGATCGACTACGCCAGGCAGCTCGTAGAAGAAAAGATTGGA ggtccCGTCAGTCCTATGGGTGGACCACACGGACCCCCAGGGCCTCACGGAGGCCCCGGACCGCACGGCCCCCCAGGCCCGCCTGGACCTCCTGCACCTATGGGACCTTACAATCCGGGGCCTTATAACCAGGGACCTCCTGGCCCACA TGGTCCTCCAGGGCCGTACCAACCTCAGGGCTGGGGTAACGGCTACCCTCACTGGCAGCAGGGCCAGCCCGATCCGA ATAAAGCCGCAGCAGATGCTAACGCTGCAGCATGGGCTGCATATTACGCTCAGTACCAGCAGCAGCCTCAGGCTCCCATGACGCCCAACCCCGCTGCCGCCCCGGGTACTGCTCCAGCCAACGGTCAAG GTGACCCGCAGGCTCCAGGTCAGAGCGGACAGGCAGATTACACCAAGGCCTGGGAAGAATATTACAAGAAAATGG GTCAACAAGGCCAGCCACAGGATTACACCAAAGCGTGGGAGGAGTACTATAAGAAACAAG GTGACGTTGCAGGTCAGGCAGCCCCTCAGGCAGCCGGGGCGAGCTCCTCTCAACCCGGAGGCCAGCCTGACTACAGCGCCGCGTGGGCTGAATATTACCGCCAGCAAGCGGCCATGTACGGCTCTCAGCCCGTGGGAGCAGGACCACCGGCCCAGCAGGTACACTCTTGA
- the fubp1 gene encoding far upstream element-binding protein 1 isoform X2 produces MADYTSVAPPSSNAGGGMNDAFKDALQRARQIAAKIGGDGVNPPPVANDFNYGGQKRPLEDADQPETKKVASDPFAAMGGMAGLPRPTSEEFKVPDGMVGFIIGRGGEQISRIQQESGCKIQIAPDSGGMPDRSVTLTGSPDSIMTAKRLLSEIVEKGRPTPFHHNDGPGMSVQEIMIPASKAGLVIGKGGETIKQLQERAGVKMVMIQDGPQNTGADKPLRISGDPFKVQQAKDMVMDLIRDQGFREQRGEYGSRMGGGEGLDVPVPRFAVGIVIGRNGEMIKKIQNDTGVKIQFKPDDGTTPDRIAQIMGPPDRAQHAASIITDLLRSVQAGGPPGPGGRGRGRGHGGNWNMGPPGGLQEFSFTVPTVKTGLIIGKGGETIKSISQQSGARIELQRNPPPNADPNIKMFTVRGTPQQIDYARQLVEEKIGGPVSPMGGPHGPPGPHGGPGPHGPPGPPGPPAPMGPYNPGPYNQGPPGPHGPPGPYQPQGWGNGYPHWQQGQPDPNKAAADANAAAWAAYYAQYQQQPQAPMTPNPAAAPGTAPANGQGDPQAPGQSGQADYTKAWEEYYKKMGQQGQPQDYTKAWEEYYKKQGDVAGQAAPQAAGASSSQPGGQPDYSAAWAEYYRQQAAMYGSQPVGAGPPAQQGQ; encoded by the exons ATAGCAGCTAAAATCGGAGGTGATGGAGTTAATCCCCCTCCTGTTGCCAACGACTTTAACTATGGAGGGCAGAAAAGGCCTTTGGAAGACGCGG atcaGCCAGAAACAAAGAAAGTCGCAAGTGACC CTTTTGCTGCAATGGGTGGAATGGCTGGTCTTCCAAg GCCTACgtcagaagagttcaaggttccAGACGGCATGGTTGGTTTTA TTATCGGAAGAGGAGGAGAGCAAATTTCAAGGATACAGCAGGAATCGGGGTGCAAGATACAAATCGCTCCAG aCAGCGGAGGTATGCCCGACCGCTCTGTGACTCTAACAGGTTCTCCAGATTCCATCAT GACCGCAAAGAGGTTATTGTCAGAGATTGTGGAAAAAGGTAGACCAACCCCGTTTCATCACAACGATGGGCCCGGAATGTCGGTTCAGGAAATTATGATCCCGGCGTCCAAAGCAGGCCTCGTCATTGGGAAGGGAGGAGAGACTATTAAACAGTTACAG GAGCGAGCTGGAGTCAAGATGGTCATGATTCAGGACGGTCCTCAGAACACCGGGGCGGACAAACCGCTCAGAATTTCTGGAGATCCTTTTAAAGTTCAG CAAGCTAAAGATATGGTGATGGACCTGATCAGAGACCAGGGTTTCCGAGAGCAGAGGGGCGAGTACGGATCACGTATGGGTGGCGGAGAAGGTTTGGAT gttcctGTGCCGCGGTTTGCAGTGGGGATCGTGATTGGCAGGAACGGCGAAATGATCAAGAAGATTCAAAACGACACCGGTGTTAAGATTCAGTTCAAGCCAG ATGATGGCACCACACCAGACCGGATCGCTCAGATTATGGGTCCCCCTGATCGGGCACAGCACGCAGCAAGTATTATTACAGATCTGTTGCGCAGCGTGCAGGCTGGTGGTCCACCGGGTCCCGGTGGCAGGGGCAGAGGTCGTGGCCACGGCGGCAACTGGAACATGGGCCCACCAGGGGGTCTGCAGGAGTTCTCCTTCACTGTACCCACTGTTAAGACTGGTCTTATTATTGGCAAAG GAGGCGAGACGATTAAAAGCATAAGCCAGCAGTCCGGCGCGAGAATAGAGTTGCAGCGCAACCCTCCTCCCAATGCCGACCCCAATATAAAGATGTTCACAGTGCGTGGGACGCCGCAGCAGATCGACTACGCCAGGCAGCTCGTAGAAGAAAAGATTGGA ggtccCGTCAGTCCTATGGGTGGACCACACGGACCCCCAGGGCCTCACGGAGGCCCCGGACCGCACGGCCCCCCAGGCCCGCCTGGACCTCCTGCACCTATGGGACCTTACAATCCGGGGCCTTATAACCAGGGACCTCCTGGCCCACA TGGTCCTCCAGGGCCGTACCAACCTCAGGGCTGGGGTAACGGCTACCCTCACTGGCAGCAGGGCCAGCCCGATCCGA ATAAAGCCGCAGCAGATGCTAACGCTGCAGCATGGGCTGCATATTACGCTCAGTACCAGCAGCAGCCTCAGGCTCCCATGACGCCCAACCCCGCTGCCGCCCCGGGTACTGCTCCAGCCAACGGTCAAG GTGACCCGCAGGCTCCAGGTCAGAGCGGACAGGCAGATTACACCAAGGCCTGGGAAGAATATTACAAGAAAATGG GTCAACAAGGCCAGCCACAGGATTACACCAAAGCGTGGGAGGAGTACTATAAGAAACAAG GTGACGTTGCAGGTCAGGCAGCCCCTCAGGCAGCCGGGGCGAGCTCCTCTCAACCCGGAGGCCAGCCTGACTACAGCGCCGCGTGGGCTGAATATTACCGCCAGCAAGCGGCCATGTACGGCTCTCAGCCCGTGGGAGCAGGACCACCGGCCCAGCAG GGCCAGTAA
- the fubp1 gene encoding far upstream element-binding protein 1 isoform X3, with amino-acid sequence MADYTSVAPPSSNAGGGMNDAFKDALQRARQIAAKIGGDGVNPPPVANDFNYGGQKRPLEDADQPETKKVASDPFAAMGGMAGLPRPTSEEFKVPDGMVGFIIGRGGEQISRIQQESGCKIQIAPDSGGMPDRSVTLTGSPDSIMTAKRLLSEIVEKGRPTPFHHNDGPGMSVQEIMIPASKAGLVIGKGGETIKQLQERAGVKMVMIQDGPQNTGADKPLRISGDPFKVQQAKDMVMDLIRDQGFREQRGEYGSRMGGGEGLDVPVPRFAVGIVIGRNGEMIKKIQNDTGVKIQFKPDDGTTPDRIAQIMGPPDRAQHAASIITDLLRSVQAGGPPGPGGRGRGRGHGGNWNMGPPGGLQEFSFTVPTVKTGLIIGKGGETIKSISQQSGARIELQRNPPPNADPNIKMFTVRGTPQQIDYARQLVEEKIGGPVSPMGGPHGPPGPHGGPGPHGPPGPPGPPAPMGPYNPGPYNQGPPGPHGPPGPYQPQGWGNGYPHWQQGQPDPNKAAADANAAAWAAYYAQYQQQPQAPMTPNPAAAPGTAPANGQGDPQAPGQSGQADYTKAWEEYYKKMGQQGQPQDYTKAWEEYYKKQGQAAPQAAGASSSQPGGQPDYSAAWAEYYRQQAAMYGSQPVGAGPPAQQVHS; translated from the exons ATAGCAGCTAAAATCGGAGGTGATGGAGTTAATCCCCCTCCTGTTGCCAACGACTTTAACTATGGAGGGCAGAAAAGGCCTTTGGAAGACGCGG atcaGCCAGAAACAAAGAAAGTCGCAAGTGACC CTTTTGCTGCAATGGGTGGAATGGCTGGTCTTCCAAg GCCTACgtcagaagagttcaaggttccAGACGGCATGGTTGGTTTTA TTATCGGAAGAGGAGGAGAGCAAATTTCAAGGATACAGCAGGAATCGGGGTGCAAGATACAAATCGCTCCAG aCAGCGGAGGTATGCCCGACCGCTCTGTGACTCTAACAGGTTCTCCAGATTCCATCAT GACCGCAAAGAGGTTATTGTCAGAGATTGTGGAAAAAGGTAGACCAACCCCGTTTCATCACAACGATGGGCCCGGAATGTCGGTTCAGGAAATTATGATCCCGGCGTCCAAAGCAGGCCTCGTCATTGGGAAGGGAGGAGAGACTATTAAACAGTTACAG GAGCGAGCTGGAGTCAAGATGGTCATGATTCAGGACGGTCCTCAGAACACCGGGGCGGACAAACCGCTCAGAATTTCTGGAGATCCTTTTAAAGTTCAG CAAGCTAAAGATATGGTGATGGACCTGATCAGAGACCAGGGTTTCCGAGAGCAGAGGGGCGAGTACGGATCACGTATGGGTGGCGGAGAAGGTTTGGAT gttcctGTGCCGCGGTTTGCAGTGGGGATCGTGATTGGCAGGAACGGCGAAATGATCAAGAAGATTCAAAACGACACCGGTGTTAAGATTCAGTTCAAGCCAG ATGATGGCACCACACCAGACCGGATCGCTCAGATTATGGGTCCCCCTGATCGGGCACAGCACGCAGCAAGTATTATTACAGATCTGTTGCGCAGCGTGCAGGCTGGTGGTCCACCGGGTCCCGGTGGCAGGGGCAGAGGTCGTGGCCACGGCGGCAACTGGAACATGGGCCCACCAGGGGGTCTGCAGGAGTTCTCCTTCACTGTACCCACTGTTAAGACTGGTCTTATTATTGGCAAAG GAGGCGAGACGATTAAAAGCATAAGCCAGCAGTCCGGCGCGAGAATAGAGTTGCAGCGCAACCCTCCTCCCAATGCCGACCCCAATATAAAGATGTTCACAGTGCGTGGGACGCCGCAGCAGATCGACTACGCCAGGCAGCTCGTAGAAGAAAAGATTGGA ggtccCGTCAGTCCTATGGGTGGACCACACGGACCCCCAGGGCCTCACGGAGGCCCCGGACCGCACGGCCCCCCAGGCCCGCCTGGACCTCCTGCACCTATGGGACCTTACAATCCGGGGCCTTATAACCAGGGACCTCCTGGCCCACA TGGTCCTCCAGGGCCGTACCAACCTCAGGGCTGGGGTAACGGCTACCCTCACTGGCAGCAGGGCCAGCCCGATCCGA ATAAAGCCGCAGCAGATGCTAACGCTGCAGCATGGGCTGCATATTACGCTCAGTACCAGCAGCAGCCTCAGGCTCCCATGACGCCCAACCCCGCTGCCGCCCCGGGTACTGCTCCAGCCAACGGTCAAG GTGACCCGCAGGCTCCAGGTCAGAGCGGACAGGCAGATTACACCAAGGCCTGGGAAGAATATTACAAGAAAATGG GTCAACAAGGCCAGCCACAGGATTACACCAAAGCGTGGGAGGAGTACTATAAGAAACAAG GTCAGGCAGCCCCTCAGGCAGCCGGGGCGAGCTCCTCTCAACCCGGAGGCCAGCCTGACTACAGCGCCGCGTGGGCTGAATATTACCGCCAGCAAGCGGCCATGTACGGCTCTCAGCCCGTGGGAGCAGGACCACCGGCCCAGCAGGTACACTCTTGA
- the fubp1 gene encoding far upstream element-binding protein 1 isoform X4: MADYTSVAPPSSNAGGGMNDAFKDALQRARQIAAKIGGDGVNPPPVANDFNYGGQKRPLEDADQPETKKVASDPFAAMGGMAGLPRPTSEEFKVPDGMVGFIIGRGGEQISRIQQESGCKIQIAPDSGGMPDRSVTLTGSPDSIMTAKRLLSEIVEKGRPTPFHHNDGPGMSVQEIMIPASKAGLVIGKGGETIKQLQERAGVKMVMIQDGPQNTGADKPLRISGDPFKVQQAKDMVMDLIRDQGFREQRGEYGSRMGGGEGLDVPVPRFAVGIVIGRNGEMIKKIQNDTGVKIQFKPDDGTTPDRIAQIMGPPDRAQHAASIITDLLRSVQAGGPPGPGGRGRGRGHGGNWNMGPPGGLQEFSFTVPTVKTGLIIGKGGETIKSISQQSGARIELQRNPPPNADPNIKMFTVRGTPQQIDYARQLVEEKIGGPVSPMGGPHGPPGPHGGPGPHGPPGPPGPPAPMGPYNPGPYNQGPPGPHGPPGPYQPQGWGNGYPHWQQGQPDPNKAAADANAAAWAAYYAQYQQQPQAPMTPNPAAAPGTAPANGQGQQGQPQDYTKAWEEYYKKQGDVAGQAAPQAAGASSSQPGGQPDYSAAWAEYYRQQAAMYGSQPVGAGPPAQQVHS; this comes from the exons ATAGCAGCTAAAATCGGAGGTGATGGAGTTAATCCCCCTCCTGTTGCCAACGACTTTAACTATGGAGGGCAGAAAAGGCCTTTGGAAGACGCGG atcaGCCAGAAACAAAGAAAGTCGCAAGTGACC CTTTTGCTGCAATGGGTGGAATGGCTGGTCTTCCAAg GCCTACgtcagaagagttcaaggttccAGACGGCATGGTTGGTTTTA TTATCGGAAGAGGAGGAGAGCAAATTTCAAGGATACAGCAGGAATCGGGGTGCAAGATACAAATCGCTCCAG aCAGCGGAGGTATGCCCGACCGCTCTGTGACTCTAACAGGTTCTCCAGATTCCATCAT GACCGCAAAGAGGTTATTGTCAGAGATTGTGGAAAAAGGTAGACCAACCCCGTTTCATCACAACGATGGGCCCGGAATGTCGGTTCAGGAAATTATGATCCCGGCGTCCAAAGCAGGCCTCGTCATTGGGAAGGGAGGAGAGACTATTAAACAGTTACAG GAGCGAGCTGGAGTCAAGATGGTCATGATTCAGGACGGTCCTCAGAACACCGGGGCGGACAAACCGCTCAGAATTTCTGGAGATCCTTTTAAAGTTCAG CAAGCTAAAGATATGGTGATGGACCTGATCAGAGACCAGGGTTTCCGAGAGCAGAGGGGCGAGTACGGATCACGTATGGGTGGCGGAGAAGGTTTGGAT gttcctGTGCCGCGGTTTGCAGTGGGGATCGTGATTGGCAGGAACGGCGAAATGATCAAGAAGATTCAAAACGACACCGGTGTTAAGATTCAGTTCAAGCCAG ATGATGGCACCACACCAGACCGGATCGCTCAGATTATGGGTCCCCCTGATCGGGCACAGCACGCAGCAAGTATTATTACAGATCTGTTGCGCAGCGTGCAGGCTGGTGGTCCACCGGGTCCCGGTGGCAGGGGCAGAGGTCGTGGCCACGGCGGCAACTGGAACATGGGCCCACCAGGGGGTCTGCAGGAGTTCTCCTTCACTGTACCCACTGTTAAGACTGGTCTTATTATTGGCAAAG GAGGCGAGACGATTAAAAGCATAAGCCAGCAGTCCGGCGCGAGAATAGAGTTGCAGCGCAACCCTCCTCCCAATGCCGACCCCAATATAAAGATGTTCACAGTGCGTGGGACGCCGCAGCAGATCGACTACGCCAGGCAGCTCGTAGAAGAAAAGATTGGA ggtccCGTCAGTCCTATGGGTGGACCACACGGACCCCCAGGGCCTCACGGAGGCCCCGGACCGCACGGCCCCCCAGGCCCGCCTGGACCTCCTGCACCTATGGGACCTTACAATCCGGGGCCTTATAACCAGGGACCTCCTGGCCCACA TGGTCCTCCAGGGCCGTACCAACCTCAGGGCTGGGGTAACGGCTACCCTCACTGGCAGCAGGGCCAGCCCGATCCGA ATAAAGCCGCAGCAGATGCTAACGCTGCAGCATGGGCTGCATATTACGCTCAGTACCAGCAGCAGCCTCAGGCTCCCATGACGCCCAACCCCGCTGCCGCCCCGGGTACTGCTCCAGCCAACGGTCAAG GTCAACAAGGCCAGCCACAGGATTACACCAAAGCGTGGGAGGAGTACTATAAGAAACAAG GTGACGTTGCAGGTCAGGCAGCCCCTCAGGCAGCCGGGGCGAGCTCCTCTCAACCCGGAGGCCAGCCTGACTACAGCGCCGCGTGGGCTGAATATTACCGCCAGCAAGCGGCCATGTACGGCTCTCAGCCCGTGGGAGCAGGACCACCGGCCCAGCAGGTACACTCTTGA
- the fubp1 gene encoding far upstream element-binding protein 1 isoform X5 → MADYTSVAPPSSNAGGGMNDAFKDALQRARQIAAKIGGDGVNPPPVANDFNYGGQKRPLEDADQPETKKVASDPFAAMGGMAGLPRPTSEEFKVPDGMVGFIIGRGGEQISRIQQESGCKIQIAPDSGGMPDRSVTLTGSPDSIMTAKRLLSEIVEKGRPTPFHHNDGPGMSVQEIMIPASKAGLVIGKGGETIKQLQERAGVKMVMIQDGPQNTGADKPLRISGDPFKVQQAKDMVMDLIRDQGFREQRGEYGSRMGGGEGLDVPVPRFAVGIVIGRNGEMIKKIQNDTGVKIQFKPDDGTTPDRIAQIMGPPDRAQHAASIITDLLRSVQAGGPPGPGGRGRGRGHGGNWNMGPPGGLQEFSFTVPTVKTGLIIGKGGETIKSISQQSGARIELQRNPPPNADPNIKMFTVRGTPQQIDYARQLVEEKIGGPVSPMGGPHGPPGPHGGPGPHGPPGPPGPPAPMGPYNPGPYNQGPPGPHGPPGPYQPQGWGNGYPHWQQGQPDPNKAAADANAAAWAAYYAQYQQQPQAPMTPNPAAAPGTAPANGQGQQGQPQDYTKAWEEYYKKQGQAAPQAAGASSSQPGGQPDYSAAWAEYYRQQAAMYGSQPVGAGPPAQQVHS, encoded by the exons ATAGCAGCTAAAATCGGAGGTGATGGAGTTAATCCCCCTCCTGTTGCCAACGACTTTAACTATGGAGGGCAGAAAAGGCCTTTGGAAGACGCGG atcaGCCAGAAACAAAGAAAGTCGCAAGTGACC CTTTTGCTGCAATGGGTGGAATGGCTGGTCTTCCAAg GCCTACgtcagaagagttcaaggttccAGACGGCATGGTTGGTTTTA TTATCGGAAGAGGAGGAGAGCAAATTTCAAGGATACAGCAGGAATCGGGGTGCAAGATACAAATCGCTCCAG aCAGCGGAGGTATGCCCGACCGCTCTGTGACTCTAACAGGTTCTCCAGATTCCATCAT GACCGCAAAGAGGTTATTGTCAGAGATTGTGGAAAAAGGTAGACCAACCCCGTTTCATCACAACGATGGGCCCGGAATGTCGGTTCAGGAAATTATGATCCCGGCGTCCAAAGCAGGCCTCGTCATTGGGAAGGGAGGAGAGACTATTAAACAGTTACAG GAGCGAGCTGGAGTCAAGATGGTCATGATTCAGGACGGTCCTCAGAACACCGGGGCGGACAAACCGCTCAGAATTTCTGGAGATCCTTTTAAAGTTCAG CAAGCTAAAGATATGGTGATGGACCTGATCAGAGACCAGGGTTTCCGAGAGCAGAGGGGCGAGTACGGATCACGTATGGGTGGCGGAGAAGGTTTGGAT gttcctGTGCCGCGGTTTGCAGTGGGGATCGTGATTGGCAGGAACGGCGAAATGATCAAGAAGATTCAAAACGACACCGGTGTTAAGATTCAGTTCAAGCCAG ATGATGGCACCACACCAGACCGGATCGCTCAGATTATGGGTCCCCCTGATCGGGCACAGCACGCAGCAAGTATTATTACAGATCTGTTGCGCAGCGTGCAGGCTGGTGGTCCACCGGGTCCCGGTGGCAGGGGCAGAGGTCGTGGCCACGGCGGCAACTGGAACATGGGCCCACCAGGGGGTCTGCAGGAGTTCTCCTTCACTGTACCCACTGTTAAGACTGGTCTTATTATTGGCAAAG GAGGCGAGACGATTAAAAGCATAAGCCAGCAGTCCGGCGCGAGAATAGAGTTGCAGCGCAACCCTCCTCCCAATGCCGACCCCAATATAAAGATGTTCACAGTGCGTGGGACGCCGCAGCAGATCGACTACGCCAGGCAGCTCGTAGAAGAAAAGATTGGA ggtccCGTCAGTCCTATGGGTGGACCACACGGACCCCCAGGGCCTCACGGAGGCCCCGGACCGCACGGCCCCCCAGGCCCGCCTGGACCTCCTGCACCTATGGGACCTTACAATCCGGGGCCTTATAACCAGGGACCTCCTGGCCCACA TGGTCCTCCAGGGCCGTACCAACCTCAGGGCTGGGGTAACGGCTACCCTCACTGGCAGCAGGGCCAGCCCGATCCGA ATAAAGCCGCAGCAGATGCTAACGCTGCAGCATGGGCTGCATATTACGCTCAGTACCAGCAGCAGCCTCAGGCTCCCATGACGCCCAACCCCGCTGCCGCCCCGGGTACTGCTCCAGCCAACGGTCAAG GTCAACAAGGCCAGCCACAGGATTACACCAAAGCGTGGGAGGAGTACTATAAGAAACAAG GTCAGGCAGCCCCTCAGGCAGCCGGGGCGAGCTCCTCTCAACCCGGAGGCCAGCCTGACTACAGCGCCGCGTGGGCTGAATATTACCGCCAGCAAGCGGCCATGTACGGCTCTCAGCCCGTGGGAGCAGGACCACCGGCCCAGCAGGTACACTCTTGA
- the LOC128518520 gene encoding phospholipid scramblase 1-like — MLTFFNSSVYDPAGELPRPPGTVPMIPAYGTDPYANSFSNGQVPLPPGFVPPQANPAMTFPPGYVPPQIPPIMPVPQRPPGCPPGLEYLTQVDQLLVHQKVELVEVLLGWETNNQYVVKNSLGQQVWLAAEESDFCTRLVCGPVRSFVMHLQDNVGQEVLTLTRPLKCSSCWFPCCLQELEVQAPRGTPIGYVMQDWHPYLPKFTIRDASMRAVLRIVGPFCQWNCCSDVVFKITSLDEASVIGRISKQWSGLETELFTDADNFGVQFPMDLDVKIKAVALAACFLIDFMFFEHSPNQDSHH; from the exons ATGTTAACCTTCTTTAATTCTTCTGTATATGATCCAGCAGGAGAGCTTCCCAGGCCTCCAGGCACCGTCCCTATGATCCCGG CTTACGGCACTGATCCTTACGCCAACTCTTTCTCAAACGGACAGGTTCCCCTGCCCCCAG GTTTCGTGCCCCCTCAGGCAAATCCGGCGATGACCTTTCCACCAG GATATGTGCCGCCTCAGATACCCCCAATAATGCCCGTCCCACAGAGACCACCTGGATGCCCACCTGGACTGGAGTACTTAACCCAG GTTGACCAGCTCCTTGTCCATCAGAAGGTCGAACTGGTTGAAG TTCTTTTGGGTTGGGAGACCAACAACCAGTACGTTGTGAAAAACAGCCTGGGACAGCAAGTGTGGCTAGCCGCAGAAGAGAGTGACTTTTGCACGCGGTTAGTTTGCGGTCCTGTGCGTTCTTTTGTCATGCACCTGCAGGACAACGTGGGGCAGGAAGTGCTCACTCTTACCCGGCCTTTAAAGTGCAGCAGCTGCTGGTTTCCTTGCTGCTTACAGGAG CTCGAGGTCCAGGCCCCTCGTGGTACTCCTATTGGATATGTGATGCAGGACTGGCACCCGTACCTCCCCAAATTCACCATCAGGGACGCGAGTATGAGAGCGGTGCTGCGCATCGTTGGTCCTTTCTGCCAGTGGAACTGCTGCTCAGACGTCGTTTTTAAG ATCACGTCCCTGGATGAGGCTTCAGTAATCGGTAGGATAAGCAAACAGTGGTCAGGCCTGGAAACCGAACTGTTTACGGACGCAGATAATTTCGGGGTGCAGTTTCCTATGGATCTGGATGTTAAAATCAAGGCTGTTGCATTGGCCGCTTGTTTCCTCATT gatttcatgttttttgagcACTCACCAAATCAAGACTCACATCATTAA